A genome region from Glycine max cultivar Williams 82 chromosome 5, Glycine_max_v4.0, whole genome shotgun sequence includes the following:
- the LOC100780663 gene encoding probable inactive leucine-rich repeat receptor-like protein kinase At3g03770, with product MMFLAGSMRHFCYHYLVVLSWLLFIPNSHELQAAQTQALLQLRVYLEYPSSLQIWENYNWDLCSISPSANLSIKCENNEITELKIMGEKSEKPQRFNGFAVPNQTLSMNFSIVSFLSTLTRLASLRVLSLVSLGIWGPLPDKIHHFSSLQVLDLSSNFIFGAIPPKISTMVKLHALTLDDNYLNTTMPDWFDSLSNLNILSVKSNGIKGPFPSSLCKIKTLEVISLSHNELAGELPDLGSLTGLHVLDLRENQLESELPLLPKSVVTVLLSNNSFSGEVPKQFGELDQLQHLDLSSNHLSKTPPSTLFSLPKISYLNLASNALSGALPDKLSCGSKLGFVDISSNKLSGGLPSCLANTSDGRVVRYAGNCLSVDSQNQHRGSYCRESSSGWKNLKTWKVAAAMAIIVGLVLVVMVSGVFLWKKYHSRKITGQEVLLKIVHDNSTTGVSSEILANARFISQTVKLGTQTTSTCRQFSIEELKEATKNFDLSTYIGQGQGSIGKLFKGKLENGSYAAIRSLALSKKCSIQNLRAKLDLLSKLQHPNLVSLLGHCIDGGGQEDPNSHKLHLVYEYVPNGNYRTHLSEFSVDKALKWSDRLAILIGVAKAVHFLHTGVIPGCFSNQLKTKNVLLDEHRIPKLSDYGMSIITEEIEKSEAKSEKPKPRPRTKAEDDVYNFGFILFESLVGPIACDKGETFFLNEKASFGSQDGRRKIVDPIVLTTCSQESLSIAISITTKCISPESSFRPSFEDVLWNLQYAAQVQATADADHKSD from the exons ATGATGTTCCTAGCTGGTTCAATGAGACATTTTTGTTACCATTATCTTGTGGTTCTTTCATGGCTTTTGTTCATCCCAAACTCTCATGAATTACAAGCAGCTCAGACTCAAGCCTTGTTGCAGTTAAGAGTTTATCTCGAGTACCCTTCTTCTCTGCAAATTTGGGAAAATTACAATTGGGACCTATGCAGCATTTCACCCTCTGCAAACCTGAGCATTAAATGTGAAAATAATGAGATAACTGAGCTTAAAATTATGGGAGAAAAGTCTGAGAAGCCGCAACGGTTCAATGGATTTGCTGTTCCTAATCAGACTCTATCCATGAATTTCTCCATTGTTTCCTTTCTCTCCACTTTGACAAGGTTGGCCAGCTTAAGGGTTCTCAGCTTGGTGTCCTTGGGGATTTGGGGGCCACTTCCTGATAAGATTCACCATTTCTCTTCGCTTCAAGTTTTGGACTTGAGCTCTAATTTCATATTTGGAGCCATCCCACCAAAAATATCCACAATGGTAAAGCTTCATGCATTGACCCTTGATGACAATTATTTGAACACCACTATGCCTGATTGGTTTGATTCCTTGTCTAATCTAAATATCTTGAGTGTGAAGAGCAATGGTATAAAGGGTCCATTCCCCTCCTCACTGTGCAAAATTAAGACACTTGAAGTGATTTCCTTGTCCCACAATGAGCTGGCTGGGGAATTACCTGATCTGGGTTCTCTCACTGGCCTACATGTTCTGGATTTAAGAGAAAACCAATTAGAATCTGAACTACCATTGTTGCCTAAATCAGTGGTCACAGTTCTGCTTAGCAATAACTCATTCTCAGGAGAGGTACCTAAGCAGTTTGGTGAATTAGATCAGCTTCAACATCTAGATCTGTCTTCAAATCACCTCAGTAAGACACCCCCATCTACCTTGTTTTCTCTGCCcaaaataagttatttgaatCTGGCAAGCAATGCACTAAGTGGGGCCCTCCCAGACAAACTTAGCTGTGGGAGCAAACTTGGGTTTGTGGACATTTCTAGTAACAAGTTAAGTGGTGGACTTCCCTCTTGCTTGGCAAATACTTCTGATGGTAGAGTTGTCAGGTATGCTGGAAACTGTTTATCTGTTGATTCTCAGAACCAGCATAGAGGGTCTTATTGTAGAGAATCTAGCTCTGGATGGAAGAACTTGAAGACATGGAAAGTAGCTGCAGCAATGGCCATCATTGTTGGACTTGTTCTTGTGGTTATGGTTTCAGGAGTCtttttatggaaaaaatatCATTCCAGAAAGATAACTGGGCAGGAAGTGTTGCTAAAAATTGTTCATGATAACTCCACAACTGGGGTTTCATCAGAGATCCTTGCAAATGCCA GATTCATTTCTCAAACAGTGAAGCTAGGGACACAAACTACTTCAACCTGTCGACAATTTTCAATAGAGGAATTGAAGGAAGCCACAAAAAACTTTGACTTGTCAACTTATATTGGTCAAGGTCAAGGCTCCATAGGAAAG CTGTTCAAAGGTAAACTAGAGAATGGATCCTACGCGGCGATACGATCTTTGGCTCTGTCAAAGAAATGCTCAATTCAAAATCTTAGAGCTAAATTGGATTTACTCTCAAAACTTCAACATCCAAATTTGGTTAGCCTTTTGGGCCATTGTATTGATGGTGGTGGACAAGAAGATCCCAATTCCCACAAGCTTCATCTTGTATATGAGTATGTGCCAAATGGGAATTATCGTACACATCTGTCAG AATTTTCTGTAGATAAGGCACTTAAGTGGTCTGATAGATTGGCAATTTTAATTGGCGTTGCAAAGGCAGTGCATTTCTTACATACTGGTGTTATACCTGGCTGTTTTAGTAACCAGCTAAAGACAAAGAATGTCTTACTTGATGAACACCGCATTCCAAAACTGAGTGACTATGGCATGTCCATCATCAcagaagaaattgaaaaatcTGAG GCAAAGAGTGAGAAACCAAAACCACG CCCAAGGACCAAAGCGGAGGATGATGTTTATAATTTTGGATTCATATTGTTTGAATCACTTGTTGGACCCATAGCATGCGACAAAGGTGAAACATTTTTTCTAAATGAAAAG GCATCCTTTGGCAGTCAAGATGGTCGAAGAAAGATTGTGGATCCTATTGTGTTGACCACTTGCTCTCAAGAGTCATTATCAATTGCAATCTCAATAACAACCAAATGCATATCTCCAGAATCTTCATTCCGTCCCTCTTTTGAGGATGTCCTATGGAACTTACAGTATGCAGCTCAAGTCCAAGCCACAGCAGATGCAGACCACAAATCAGATTAA